TGGTAGGTCCCGAACAGGGCGGTGACGAAGCCGTTGTAGGCCTCGGGCTTCTGGTCCGCCACGCAGTAGGCGGCGTTGGCGGCGCGCGCCGAGTAGTTCTGGTTGTTGGGCGCGCTGAGGAAGTCGACCATGCGGTACTCGACCGTGACCTCGCCGGCCTCGAGCCACTGCTCGATCTGGGCGGCGTTGGAGGTCTCGAAGTCGGCGCAGTACACGCAGTTGAAGTCGGCGTACAGCACGATCTCGGAGGGCTCGCCCTCGGCTGGGGCCTCGGCGGCCGGGATGGTCTCCGGCTGCTGGGCGGCGCCCTGCTCCGGCACCTCGACCGTCGAGGCGTCCACCTCGCGGGCGCCGGCGCCCTCGGCCAGCGTGGTGGCGGAGGTCAGCTCGATGCCGCCCTGCTCGTTGGCGGCGGCGGGGATGGGGCCGGCCGCAGCGGGCTCGTCGCCGCCGCGGTTCAGGACGAAGGCCACGATCAGGCCGATCACCAGGATCGCAGCGAGCACGGAGCCCCAGATCACGGCGGTGCGGCGGCGGCCGTCCTTCTTGCGCTGCTGCTCCTGGATCTGGCGGGCACGCGCACGGGCGTCCGTCGCCGAGGTGTGCGAGCCTGACGTGTTCCGGGCCAAGGGTCCTCCTCGTGGGGCGGGCGGTCCGGGGCCGAGGGAGCGGACCCGGAGGTGAGGGCGGCAGACGCGCCGCGCGAGGCAAGCATAGCGGCCGTGTCTGAAAGAATCGTGACCGTGGACACCGTCGAGACCCCCTCCCCCGATGACCGGCTGACCGTCACGGGCGCCCCCTCCGGGGACGCCTCCGAGGACCCGGCGACGGCGCTGCTCGCCCTGCCGTGGTCCACCGCCCTCGAGGACTGGCCCGAGGACGTGCTGGCCGCGCTGCCGCGCGGCATCTCCCGCCACGTGGTGCGCTTCGCCCGTGTGGGCGGCGGCGTCGTGGCCGTGAAGGAGACCACCGAGGACCTGGCGTTCCGGGAGTACCGGCTGCTGCGCCGCCTCGAGGGCGGCCCGGCGCCGTCGGTGGTGCCGGTGGCCGTGGTCACCGGGCGCACGGACGGCCGCGGCGAGCCGCTGCCGGCCGCCCTCGTGACCCGCTACCTGCACTTCTCCCTGCCGTACCGGGCCGTGTTCTCCGAGCGGCTCGAACGCCGCACCCTGGTCCGGCTCATGGACGCCCTGGCCACCCTGCTCGTGGAGCTGCACCTCGAGGGCTTCTTCTGGGGCGACGTCTCCCTGTCCAACGTGCTGTTCCGGCGCGACGCCGGCGGCTTCGCCGCGCACCTCGTGGATGCGGAGACGGGCGAGCTGCGCGAACGCCTCTCCACCGGCCAGCGCGAGCACGACCTGGACGTGGCCGCCGTGAACGTGGGCGGGGAGCTGCTGGACCTGCAGGCCAGCGGCCTGCTGGACCCGGAGGTGGACCCGGCCGCCACGCCCGAGCTGTTCGTGGACGCCTACCGCCGCCTGTGGGACGAGCTCACCGGGCCACTGCTGTTCCCCCGCGCCGAGCCGTGGCGGCTGGACCGCCGCGTGCGCCGCCTGCAGGAGCTCGGCTTCGAGCTCGCGGAGTACTCCCTGCGCGCCGCCGACGCCCCGGGGATGATGCTCGCGGCGCCCGTGGAGGTCCACGCCGGCTACCACCGCCGCCGCCTCACCCGGCTCACCGGCCTGCAGGTCCAGGAGAACCAGGCCCGGCGCCTGCTCGTGGACATCGAGGCCGCCCGCCGCGCCTGGGACCCCTTCCTGGACTTGGAGGGCGCCGCCCACCGGTGGGTGGTGGAGGTCTTCGACCCCGTGGTGCGCTCCGTCCCCCTCGAGCTGCGCGCCAAGCTCGAGCCCGCCGAGGTGATGCACCAGCTCCTCGAGCACCGCTGGTACCTCTCCGAGGCCCGCGGGCAGGCGGTCCCCCTGCAGGAGGCCGTGGACTCGTACGTGGACACCGTGCTGCGCGTCCGCCGGGACGAGGACGCCGTGGCCCTGCACCCCACCACCACGATGCTGCGCACGGTCCCGCCAGCGGACGAGGACTGAGCCCCGGCCACCGGACAGGCGGCGGGACGCGCCGCGGGCCGGAGACCGGACGGGGCCCGGCTCAGCGGCGCAGCAGCAGGAAGCCGGGCGCCGGGACCGCCGCCGGGGCCTGCCCGGGGGCGAGCGGGCCGTCGTCGCCGTGGCCGGCGAGCAGCTCGGCGCCGGCCAGGTCCGCGGGCACGGGCAGCGGCTCCTCGCCCAGTGCCGCGAGCAGCACGACGTCGGCCTCCTCGCCGGCGCGCGTCAGGCGCACGTGGCGGCGCGGGGCGTCCACTTCGGCGCGCACCCGGTCGCGACGGGGGTCGGTGAGCTGGGGCAGGGTGCGCCGCAGCCCGATCAGCGTGCGGTAGGCCGCCAGGACGCGGGCGCCGCGCCCGCCCCCCTCGGTCTCGGACCAGTCCAGCACGGCGGAGTCCCGCGTGGCCGGGTCCTGCGGGTCCGGCACCTGCGCCGGGTCCCAGCCGTGGGCGGCGAACTCGCGCCGGCGGCCCTGGCGGACGGCCTCCCCGAGCTCCTCCTCGCGGAAGGAGGTGAAGAACGGCCACGGCGTGGCGGCGGCGAACTCCTCCCCCATGAACAGCATCGGCACGTGCGGGCCGGCCAGCAGCAGGGCCGCCTCGGCGGCGAGCGAGCCCTCCGAGAGCACCGCGGACGTGCGGTCGCCCGCGGCGCGGTTGCCCACCTGGTCGTGGTTCTGGATGCTCGCCACCCACGCGTGGTTGGGCACGTGGTCCGGCACGGGCCGGCCGTGGTCGCGGCCCCGGAAGGTCGAGCGGGTGCCGTCGTGGAAGTACGTGCGCTCCATGACCTTCGCGACCGCCTCGAGCGGGGCGAAGTCCGCGTAGTAGCCGTGGGTCTCCCCGGTCGCGGCCACGTGCAGGGCGTGGTGGACGTCGTCGTTCCAGGCGGCGGCCAGGCCGAGCCCGCCGGCCTCGCGCGGCAGCACGAGGCGCGGGTCGTTGAGGTCGGACTCCGCCATGAGCGGCACCGGCCGGCCGGTGCGGGCTGCCACCTCGTCCGCGAGCGCGGCCATCTCCTCAAGCAGGTGCACGGCGCGGCCGTCGCGCAGTGCGTGGACGGCGTCCAGGCGCAGGCCGTCCACGCGCATGTCCTCGAGCCAGAAACGCACGTTGTCCAGCACGAGGCGGCGCACCTCGTCCGAGTGGGCGGCGTCCAGGTTCAGGCCGTCGCCCCAGCCGGTGCCGCCGGGGCCCAGGTAGGGCCCGAACACGGGCAGGTAGTTGCCGGAGGGGCCGAGGTGGTTGTGGACCACGTCCTGCACCACGCCCAGGCCGGCGGCGTGCGCGGCGGCCACGAAGCGGCGGTAGGCGGCGGGCCCGCCGTAGGACTCGTCGACGGCGGACCAGGCCACGCCGTCGTAGCCCCAGTTCCGGGGCCCGGAGAAGGAGTTCACGGGCAGCAGCTCCACGTGGGTGACCCCGAGGTCCGCCAGGTGCGGCAGGCGCTCGATCGCGGAGTCCAGGGTGCCCTCGGCGGTGAAGGTGCCCACGTGCATCTCGTACAGCACGGCCCCGCGCAGCCCGCCGCCCTGGGGCTCGGCGGGGTCCGCCTCCCCGGCGCGGTCCTCGTCCGGCCATGCGAAGGCCTGCCCGGCGACGTCGCGGCGCGAGGGCCCGTGGACGGTGTCCGGCTGGCGGCGGGAGCGGGGGTCCGGCACGGGGTCGGACCCGTCCACCCGGTAGCCGTAGCCGGGGTCGGCGTCCTCGGCCGCGGTGTCGAGGCCGAGCGCGGCGAGCGGATCCTCGACCGGCGTCCACCAGCCGCCGGCGGCGGGGTCCATGGCCACGACGGCGGCGGCGGGCCACCGGTCCTCGGCGTCGTGGAGGGCGCCCGGCTCGGCGGTGACGAGGACGAGCTCCACGGTCTCGGCGTCGGGCGCCCACACGGCGTGGGGGGTGGCGCGGGCCGCGTCGACGGCGGCCCGCTCGGCCGCCGCGGGGTCCACGCGGTCCTCGCCGAGGGGGCGCAGGCCGGCGGTGTCGGAGTCGGGCCGGGCGTCGGTGTCGGGTCGGGTGCGGGTCACGGGGTGGCCTCCTCGGCGTGGGGGGGGACGAGCAGGGCGACGGG
The sequence above is a segment of the Micrococcus endophyticus genome. Coding sequences within it:
- a CDS encoding DsbA family protein is translated as MARNTSGSHTSATDARARARQIQEQQRKKDGRRRTAVIWGSVLAAILVIGLIVAFVLNRGGDEPAAAGPIPAAANEQGGIELTSATTLAEGAGAREVDASTVEVPEQGAAQQPETIPAAEAPAEGEPSEIVLYADFNCVYCADFETSNAAQIEQWLEAGEVTVEYRMVDFLSAPNNQNYSARAANAAYCVADQKPEAYNGFVTALFGTYQEHGGKGIDNAALTQLAQDNGADIASCVEDGTFRSAVEHTTRQAQAAGVGGTPTVFMDGENWAIGGPDQSFQEWAQSKISG
- a CDS encoding DUF4032 domain-containing protein: MSERIVTVDTVETPSPDDRLTVTGAPSGDASEDPATALLALPWSTALEDWPEDVLAALPRGISRHVVRFARVGGGVVAVKETTEDLAFREYRLLRRLEGGPAPSVVPVAVVTGRTDGRGEPLPAALVTRYLHFSLPYRAVFSERLERRTLVRLMDALATLLVELHLEGFFWGDVSLSNVLFRRDAGGFAAHLVDAETGELRERLSTGQREHDLDVAAVNVGGELLDLQASGLLDPEVDPAATPELFVDAYRRLWDELTGPLLFPRAEPWRLDRRVRRLQELGFELAEYSLRAADAPGMMLAAPVEVHAGYHRRRLTRLTGLQVQENQARRLLVDIEAARRAWDPFLDLEGAAHRWVVEVFDPVVRSVPLELRAKLEPAEVMHQLLEHRWYLSEARGQAVPLQEAVDSYVDTVLRVRRDEDAVALHPTTTMLRTVPPADED
- the treZ gene encoding malto-oligosyltrehalose trehalohydrolase — its product is MTRTRPDTDARPDSDTAGLRPLGEDRVDPAAAERAAVDAARATPHAVWAPDAETVELVLVTAEPGALHDAEDRWPAAAVVAMDPAAGGWWTPVEDPLAALGLDTAAEDADPGYGYRVDGSDPVPDPRSRRQPDTVHGPSRRDVAGQAFAWPDEDRAGEADPAEPQGGGLRGAVLYEMHVGTFTAEGTLDSAIERLPHLADLGVTHVELLPVNSFSGPRNWGYDGVAWSAVDESYGGPAAYRRFVAAAHAAGLGVVQDVVHNHLGPSGNYLPVFGPYLGPGGTGWGDGLNLDAAHSDEVRRLVLDNVRFWLEDMRVDGLRLDAVHALRDGRAVHLLEEMAALADEVAARTGRPVPLMAESDLNDPRLVLPREAGGLGLAAAWNDDVHHALHVAATGETHGYYADFAPLEAVAKVMERTYFHDGTRSTFRGRDHGRPVPDHVPNHAWVASIQNHDQVGNRAAGDRTSAVLSEGSLAAEAALLLAGPHVPMLFMGEEFAAATPWPFFTSFREEELGEAVRQGRRREFAAHGWDPAQVPDPQDPATRDSAVLDWSETEGGGRGARVLAAYRTLIGLRRTLPQLTDPRRDRVRAEVDAPRRHVRLTRAGEEADVVLLAALGEEPLPVPADLAGAELLAGHGDDGPLAPGQAPAAVPAPGFLLLRR